GCTCAACGCTTGGACGCACAGCCCGATCCTGCGCGCGCTGTCGCACGTCAACTACACCTTCCGCAAGAAGATCAGCCACGCGGCCGACAGCCAGGACCAGCGCCACCGCACGGTACCCGCGAGCCGCCCGCTCCTCACGCGGGTGCACACGCGCGAGCCGGACTACATCACGCCCGAGATCGTCGCGCGCAACCCGGAGGCCAAGCGCGTGTACGACGCGACCATGCGCGCGCTCTGGGACGCGAAGAACCGCCTGCTCGACCTTGGCGTGCCCGCCGAGTTCGCCTGTTACCTCCTCCCGAACGCGACGGCCGTCCGCTACACGCAGACGGGAAGCCTCCTGCACCTCCTGCACAAGTGGCGCATGCGCACGTGCTTCCTCGCGCAGATGGAGATCTACCAGGCGAGCATGGAGGAGATCGCGCAGGTCGCCGCGGTCCACCCGCGCTTGACGTCCCACATCGGTCCGCCTTGCTATTTCCGCAAGGGCTTTGCAAGCCTCCACAAGGAGCTCGAAGGGCCCTGCCCCGAGGGGCCGCGGTGGTGCGGCATCCGCGTGTGGAACAACTTCCCGAAGGTTCGAAGGCCGATCTAGAACACGACCTCGCTCTCGGCCACGCCCGCTTCGTGGTTGGCCTCGCGCGCCATGAGGAACAGGAGGTCCGAAAGCCGGTTGAGGTAGACGACGGCCTCGGGCGCCACCGCGTCGGGCTCGGCCTCCCGCAGGCGGATCACGGCCCGCTCGGCGCGACGGCAGACCGTCCGCGAGAAGTGGAGGTGCGAGCCCGCGGGCGAGCCGCCGGGCAGGACGAAGCGGCGAAGCGGCGGCAGGACCGCTTCGAGGACGTCGATCTCGGCGTCCAGGCGCTGCGCGTGCGCCTTGCCCAAGCGCGGCCCCCCTTTGGCGCTTGAAAGGTCCGCGCCAAGGTCGAAGAGCTCGCGTTGCATCCGACGAAGGGACGAAGCGATCTTGCGCGGCGCGCCGGCCGCAAGGGCGACGCCAAGGGCCGCGTTGAGCTCGTCGACGGCGCCAAACGCCTCGATCTGAAGCGACGTCTTTCGGACGCGCCGGCCGTCGGCAAGGCCGGTTTCGCCCTTGTCACCCGTGCCCGTCGCGATGCGCGACATGCGTCTCCTAGAGGCTCTTGCGCGCCCGCTGCGCGCCCTCGGCAAGCGCCGCAAGCTTCGCAAAGGTGGTCTCCCACGTTCGCGTGCGCAGGCCGCAGTCGGGGTTGGCAAAGACGCGCTCGGCGCCGAGCTTGTCGGCGGCGTACAGCAGGCGGTCGCGCACGAGCTCGGGGGTTTCGACGAAGTCCGAGTGGACGTCGAGCACGCCAAGGCCGACGGCGCGGTCGTCGTTGTACTCCTCCATGAGCTCGAGGAACGCGTAGCCGGGCCGGTCCTCCCGCCGCGTGCCGGGCTTGCGGCTGTCGCGGTTGGCAAACTCCATCGCGTACTGCTTGCAGCTGCGCATCTCGAGGATCTGGGGGAAGAGGCGCTTGTACTCGGAGAAGCAGAGGTGCACGGAGTGGTAGCCCGGAAGGCCCCGGACGGTCTCTTCGAAGCTTTCGACGAAGATGTCCGTCTCGTCGTACTTCGTCGTGGCCGCGGGCTCGTCGATCTGGATCCTTGTCGCGCCGGCCTTCACGAGGGCCTCCACGGTCGGGCGGACGAGGTTCTTTGCGATGGCGACGGCAAGCTCGCGCTTGGCGTCGTGGCGGGCCTGCTTGGAGAGGCGGTCGCCGTGGGCAAGCTTGCGCTCGTAGAACTCGTTGAAGCTCCAGTCGGCAAGCGTGAAGGCGCCCGTCACGGGGACCTTGATCTCGCGCCGCGCGTTCGTGCGGATGAAGTCGAACTCGCTCGTGTGGTAGGGCTTCTTCAAGCCGGGCGTCGCGACGCAGGCGGCCTTGAGGTAGTACTTGTTGTCCCAGCTTC
The window above is part of the Candidatus Thermoplasmatota archaeon genome. Proteins encoded here:
- a CDS encoding cob(I)yrinic acid a,c-diamide adenosyltransferase; amino-acid sequence: MSRIATGTGDKGETGLADGRRVRKTSLQIEAFGAVDELNAALGVALAAGAPRKIASSLRRMQRELFDLGADLSSAKGGPRLGKAHAQRLDAEIDVLEAVLPPLRRFVLPGGSPAGSHLHFSRTVCRRAERAVIRLREAEPDAVAPEAVVYLNRLSDLLFLMAREANHEAGVAESEVVF